Proteins from a genomic interval of Verrucomicrobium sp.:
- the ald gene encoding alanine dehydrogenase, giving the protein MIVGIPKEIKDQEHRVALLPSGAYALAKRHTVLVEKGAGAGIGCSDDDYRRAGAEIVEKHEEIFARADLIAKVKEPLASETPLLRKGQILFTYLHLAASKPLTEALMAAGVTAIAYESVEVNRRLPLLEPMSEIAGRMSILVGGYFLAKHQGGQGVLLGGVPGVLPGRIVVVGGGTAGVNAARMATGLGADVTILEVDLERMRFLDITMNASTLYSSEANLLELLPHTDLLIGAVLVPGAKAPKLVTRQMLRLMKPGSVFVDIAIDQGGCAETSRPTTHTDPVYTEEGVLHYCVANMPGAYARTATQALTNATFPYLETLADLPLAEAFARRPALQTGVNVKDGRVTHRAVAEAHGLPCASAA; this is encoded by the coding sequence ATGATCGTCGGCATCCCCAAGGAAATTAAAGATCAGGAACACCGCGTCGCCCTCCTCCCCTCCGGGGCCTACGCCCTGGCCAAGCGCCACACCGTGCTGGTGGAAAAGGGAGCAGGGGCCGGCATCGGCTGCTCCGACGACGATTACCGCCGCGCCGGCGCGGAAATCGTGGAAAAGCACGAGGAGATCTTCGCCCGCGCCGACCTGATCGCCAAGGTCAAGGAGCCCCTGGCCTCCGAGACGCCGCTCCTGCGCAAGGGGCAGATCCTCTTCACCTACCTTCACCTGGCCGCCAGCAAGCCGCTGACGGAGGCGCTCATGGCCGCGGGGGTCACCGCCATCGCCTACGAGTCGGTGGAGGTCAACCGCCGCCTGCCCCTCCTGGAGCCGATGAGCGAGATCGCCGGGCGGATGTCGATCCTGGTCGGCGGCTACTTCCTGGCCAAGCACCAGGGCGGCCAGGGCGTGCTGCTGGGCGGCGTGCCGGGCGTGCTGCCCGGGCGCATTGTGGTCGTCGGCGGCGGCACGGCGGGCGTCAACGCCGCGCGCATGGCCACCGGCCTGGGCGCCGATGTGACGATCCTGGAAGTCGACCTGGAACGGATGCGCTTTTTGGACATCACCATGAACGCCTCCACCCTTTATTCGAGCGAGGCCAACCTGCTGGAACTCCTCCCCCACACCGACCTGCTCATCGGCGCCGTCCTGGTGCCCGGCGCCAAGGCGCCGAAGCTGGTCACCCGGCAGATGCTCCGCCTCATGAAGCCGGGCAGCGTCTTCGTCGACATCGCCATCGACCAGGGCGGCTGCGCGGAGACTTCCCGCCCCACCACGCACACCGATCCCGTCTACACGGAAGAGGGCGTCCTTCACTACTGCGTGGCGAACATGCCGGGCGCTTACGCCCGCACCGCCACCCAGGCCCTGACCAACGCCACCTTCCCCTACCTGGAGACGCTGGCCGACCTGCCGCTGGCGGAGGCCTTTGCCCGCCGCCCCGCGCTCCAGACCGGCGTGAACGTGAAGGACGGGCGGGTCACCCACCGCGCGGTGGCGGAGGCTCACGGGCTTCCTTGCGCTTCCGCGGCCTGA
- a CDS encoding ferritin-like domain-containing protein — MSDKVTREKLIKLLNEDLAREYQAIIAYIVYAQTMKGAAYTAIANELKVHASEELNHALLIAKQVDYLGGTPVTEPKEVKISDKAEDMLRFDLENEKETILNYRQRIRQAEALGEFALSEVLRTIIAQEQEHLTDLADALGIDPPRLED; from the coding sequence ATGAGCGACAAAGTCACCCGCGAAAAACTAATCAAACTCCTCAACGAGGACCTGGCACGCGAGTACCAGGCCATCATCGCCTACATCGTCTATGCGCAGACGATGAAGGGCGCGGCCTACACCGCCATTGCCAACGAATTGAAAGTCCACGCTTCCGAGGAACTCAACCACGCCCTGCTCATCGCCAAGCAGGTCGACTACCTGGGCGGCACCCCCGTCACGGAGCCGAAGGAAGTGAAGATCTCCGACAAGGCGGAGGACATGCTCCGCTTCGACCTGGAGAACGAGAAGGAAACCATCCTCAACTACCGCCAGCGCATCCGGCAGGCGGAGGCGCTCGGGGAATTCGCCCTGAGCGAGGTGCTGCGCACCATCATCGCCCAGGAGCAGGAGCACCTGACCGACCTGGCCGACGCCTTGGGCATCGATCCGCCCCGGCTGGAAGACTGA
- a CDS encoding ATP-binding protein, producing MSWLHSLFSTRGFMPHGCCYRWDAAVIWIHVISDALIALAYYSIPLTLIFFVRRRKDLAFGWIYLCFAVFIVACGTTHVMEIVNVWHPVYWLAGGIKAVTALASLVTAYLLVRLIPSALAIPSPGQLHQANRQLRRQAHLLERTNRELEAFSYSVSHDLRAPLRNIHGFAEILQQESGAALPESSRAYLGRIISSSQRMSVLIDDLLAFSRMGAAELHRVPVDCDALAREVAAEIAEREGEGRNLEWRIASLPRVTADPALLRQVWINLLGNAVKYTGDRNPARVEVSCVEQDRFHEFCVRDNGVGFDMGHAGRLFQIFERLPEGIAFEGTGVGLANVRRIVERHGGQVRAEGVPGQGAAFYFTLPKQEEA from the coding sequence ATGAGCTGGCTCCACTCGCTCTTCTCCACGCGGGGATTCATGCCCCACGGGTGCTGCTACCGCTGGGACGCGGCGGTCATCTGGATCCACGTCATCTCCGACGCGCTCATCGCGCTGGCCTACTACTCGATCCCGCTCACGCTCATCTTCTTTGTCCGGCGGCGGAAGGACCTGGCCTTTGGCTGGATCTATCTCTGCTTCGCCGTGTTCATCGTGGCCTGCGGCACGACGCACGTGATGGAGATCGTCAACGTCTGGCACCCCGTCTACTGGCTGGCGGGCGGCATCAAGGCGGTCACCGCCCTGGCCTCCCTGGTCACCGCCTATCTCCTGGTCCGCCTGATCCCCAGCGCCCTGGCCATCCCCAGCCCGGGCCAGCTCCACCAGGCCAACCGCCAGCTCCGGCGGCAGGCCCACCTCCTGGAGCGGACGAACCGGGAGCTGGAGGCCTTCAGCTACTCCGTCTCCCACGACCTGCGCGCCCCGCTGCGGAACATCCACGGCTTCGCGGAAATCCTTCAGCAAGAGTCGGGCGCGGCGCTGCCGGAGAGTTCCCGCGCCTACCTGGGCCGCATCATTTCCTCCAGCCAGCGGATGAGCGTGCTGATCGACGACCTCCTGGCCTTCTCCCGCATGGGCGCGGCGGAGCTGCACCGCGTGCCGGTCGACTGCGACGCCCTGGCCCGCGAGGTGGCCGCCGAAATCGCCGAGCGGGAGGGGGAGGGCCGCAACCTGGAATGGCGCATCGCCTCCCTGCCCCGCGTGACGGCGGACCCGGCGCTGCTGCGGCAGGTCTGGATCAATCTTTTGGGAAACGCCGTCAAATACACCGGGGACCGGAACCCCGCCCGCGTCGAGGTGAGCTGCGTGGAGCAGGACCGCTTCCACGAGTTCTGCGTGCGGGACAACGGGGTCGGCTTCGACATGGGCCACGCCGGGCGCCTTTTCCAGATTTTCGAGCGGCTGCCGGAAGGAATCGCCTTCGAAGGGACCGGCGTCGGCCTGGCCAACGTGCGCCGCATCGTGGAACGGCACGGCGGGCAGGTCCGCGCGGAGGGAGTCCCGGGGCAGGGCGCGGCGTTCTACTTCACCCTGCCGAAGCAGGAGGAGGCGTAG
- a CDS encoding glycosyltransferase family 2 protein, which translates to MPEPKVNIGVVTYNRLDFTRQCLEALRVVTRHPFVLTVVDNASSDGTPEYLLSLKEQGLVDELLLLPENVGVARAANLAWQAVPDAAFYVKLDNDIVLQKPEWLGDLVAASLAFPAVPMWGYNFEADTGIFPVTREQGHAYRTLPEGRLHLGGACVLVPAGAAETFGMWCEDYGLYGEEDTDFGWRIRCAGLQSYYLEDEFVGLHLPAGRGPRIDPVTNAATDGMEEVHAAGYRAAKDASRQRNLGMGGLFSRNRFGYENRFIPLYTPSRVRAVPAPGPGRRAVRELDAAARRALFTERLASYEERGRDHWNMHHLLEWAALLRVLDRRGEAVAFLLELMREAGETLLLQRCLALHYIELGEAMPAIALAKTLLRLDPLDMVARMVVEAFRESREPGPQDYYEILKRTAVILATPPPASAG; encoded by the coding sequence GTGCCGGAGCCAAAGGTCAACATCGGGGTGGTCACCTATAACCGGCTCGACTTCACCCGCCAGTGCCTGGAGGCCCTCCGGGTGGTCACGCGCCACCCCTTCGTCCTGACCGTCGTGGATAACGCCAGCTCTGACGGCACGCCCGAATACCTCCTTTCCCTGAAGGAGCAGGGCCTCGTCGACGAGCTGCTCCTCCTGCCGGAGAATGTCGGCGTCGCCCGGGCGGCGAACCTGGCCTGGCAGGCCGTGCCGGACGCCGCCTTCTACGTGAAGCTGGACAACGACATCGTCCTCCAGAAGCCGGAATGGCTCGGGGACCTGGTTGCCGCCTCCCTGGCTTTCCCCGCCGTGCCGATGTGGGGCTACAACTTCGAGGCCGACACGGGGATCTTCCCTGTGACCCGGGAACAGGGCCACGCCTACCGCACCCTGCCGGAGGGGCGGCTCCATCTGGGCGGCGCCTGCGTCCTTGTTCCCGCCGGCGCGGCGGAGACCTTCGGCATGTGGTGCGAGGACTACGGCCTCTACGGGGAGGAAGACACCGACTTCGGCTGGCGCATCCGCTGCGCGGGCTTGCAATCCTACTACCTGGAAGACGAGTTTGTCGGCCTCCATCTGCCCGCCGGACGCGGCCCGCGCATCGACCCGGTGACGAACGCCGCCACCGACGGGATGGAGGAGGTGCACGCCGCCGGATACCGCGCGGCCAAGGACGCCTCCCGGCAGCGGAACCTGGGCATGGGGGGCCTCTTTTCCCGCAACCGCTTCGGCTATGAGAACCGCTTCATCCCCCTCTACACCCCGTCCCGCGTCCGGGCCGTCCCCGCGCCGGGCCCCGGCCGCCGCGCGGTGCGGGAGCTGGACGCCGCCGCGCGGCGCGCCCTCTTCACGGAGCGCCTGGCCTCCTATGAGGAGAGGGGGCGGGACCACTGGAACATGCACCACCTTTTGGAATGGGCCGCCCTCCTGCGCGTCCTGGACCGGCGGGGGGAGGCCGTCGCCTTCCTCTTGGAGCTGATGCGGGAGGCGGGGGAGACCCTCCTCCTCCAGCGGTGCCTGGCGCTTCACTACATCGAGCTGGGGGAGGCGATGCCCGCCATCGCCCTGGCCAAGACCCTCCTGCGCCTCGACCCGCTGGACATGGTGGCCCGCATGGTGGTGGAGGCCTTCCGGGAATCCCGCGAGCCCGGCCCGCAGGACTATTACGAGATTCTCAAGCGGACCGCCGTGATCCTGGCTACGCCTCCTCCTGCTTCGGCAGGGTGA
- a CDS encoding outer membrane beta-barrel protein: MRKSFYLALALAAGLILSAHAGDDSKVLATQTSNERMDGFFAGVQGGADFSGDIHTSTGADISSNTLALGGIKGGYVWNRLPILNWKNFTNRIELEADWSGDHRALGATGFSQNNAIVLINQSVGYQIGKFEPYVGGSVGFINTWVSGGGFGNSSDISLAYGPLAGLRYNIDAHWQVYGEYKYLFSDDKSYSSSTGATINTHTGHDQLATAGVSYFF, translated from the coding sequence ATGCGTAAGTCTTTCTACCTGGCCCTGGCTCTCGCCGCCGGCCTCATTCTGAGCGCCCACGCGGGCGACGATTCCAAGGTTCTGGCCACCCAGACCTCCAACGAGCGGATGGACGGCTTCTTTGCCGGCGTCCAGGGCGGCGCCGACTTCTCCGGCGACATCCACACCAGCACCGGTGCCGACATCAGCAGCAACACCCTGGCCCTGGGCGGTATCAAGGGCGGCTACGTCTGGAACCGTCTCCCCATCCTCAACTGGAAGAACTTCACCAACCGCATCGAACTGGAAGCCGACTGGAGCGGCGACCACCGCGCCCTGGGCGCCACGGGCTTCAGCCAGAACAACGCCATCGTCCTCATCAACCAGTCGGTCGGCTACCAGATCGGCAAGTTTGAGCCCTACGTCGGCGGTTCCGTCGGCTTCATCAACACCTGGGTGAGCGGCGGCGGCTTCGGCAACTCCTCCGACATCTCCCTGGCCTACGGCCCCCTGGCCGGTCTGCGCTACAATATCGACGCCCACTGGCAGGTCTACGGCGAGTACAAGTATCTCTTCAGCGACGACAAGAGCTACTCGTCCTCCACCGGCGCCACGATCAACACCCACACCGGCCACGACCAGCTCGCCACGGCCGGCGTGAGCTACTTCTTCTAA
- a CDS encoding ABC-F family ATP-binding cassette domain-containing protein: protein MLTLSQVSKSYGARTLFEDVSLQVNLGERIGLVGPNGAGKSTLLSLILGQNEPDEGSVALERGRTVGFLPQETAPAGEETILQLATAVTPEMASLQEAIRHHEAHGGNEDVYHEALDRFAELGGHLLEPKAKTILGGLAFRESDFHRPARTMSGGWVMRAHLARLLVAEPDLLILDEPTNHLDLESLGWFRDYLQDYPGAILMISHDRDFLNHLVGTIVDIAHGRLRRYRGNYESYLEQKAADEERLLAAYKNQQKEIERLQTFADRFRAKASKASQAQAKLKQIERMEKVEAPLGDEKKIRFSFPQPPRSGQRVITLKDVDHAYGELVVYRGLHFEAQRGDRTVLVGPNGAGKSTLLKLLAAALPIQKGERDLGHNAKVGYYSQNRVEMLDPKRTVLDEVLACDRPVPEQTARTVLGAFLFRGDDAYKRVGVLSGGEKSRLALVKLLLDPPNLLLMDEPTTHLDMASIDALIHALKQFEGTLVFISHDVYFIRALATSVLHISAGKPTPYAGDYQYYLDKSKASSEKAALVAGEKMAAPGQSQAKAAAPAAKPAYKTKEQKRAEAEARQLRSQRKKEVAALEAEIARLETLQAELAARLAEPGQDPAAVGRELAEAAQAASRAIRAWEAATEALEALAGPAEND, encoded by the coding sequence ATGCTCACGCTCTCCCAGGTCAGCAAGTCGTACGGCGCCCGCACCCTTTTCGAAGACGTCTCCCTTCAGGTCAACCTGGGGGAGCGCATCGGCCTGGTCGGCCCGAACGGGGCGGGCAAGTCGACCCTCCTCTCCCTCATCCTGGGCCAGAATGAGCCGGATGAGGGCTCCGTGGCCCTGGAGCGGGGGCGCACCGTCGGCTTCCTGCCGCAGGAAACCGCCCCCGCCGGGGAAGAGACAATCCTCCAGCTGGCCACCGCCGTCACCCCGGAGATGGCCTCCCTTCAGGAAGCGATCCGCCACCACGAGGCCCACGGCGGGAACGAGGACGTCTACCATGAGGCCCTCGACCGCTTCGCCGAGCTGGGCGGCCATCTCCTGGAGCCGAAGGCCAAGACGATCCTGGGCGGCCTGGCCTTCCGGGAAAGCGACTTCCACCGCCCCGCGCGGACGATGAGCGGCGGCTGGGTCATGCGCGCCCATCTGGCGCGGCTCCTCGTGGCGGAGCCCGACCTCCTCATCCTCGACGAGCCGACCAACCACCTCGACCTCGAATCGCTCGGCTGGTTCCGGGACTACCTGCAGGACTATCCGGGCGCGATCCTCATGATCTCCCACGACCGGGACTTCCTGAACCACCTCGTCGGCACCATCGTCGACATCGCCCACGGCCGCCTGCGCCGCTACCGGGGCAACTACGAGTCCTACCTGGAACAAAAGGCCGCCGACGAGGAACGCCTCCTGGCCGCCTACAAGAACCAGCAGAAAGAGATCGAGCGGCTCCAGACCTTCGCCGACCGCTTCCGCGCCAAGGCCAGCAAGGCCTCCCAGGCCCAGGCCAAACTCAAGCAGATCGAGCGCATGGAAAAGGTCGAGGCCCCCCTGGGCGACGAGAAGAAAATCCGCTTCTCCTTTCCCCAGCCGCCGCGCAGCGGCCAGCGGGTCATCACCCTGAAGGACGTCGACCACGCCTACGGGGAACTCGTCGTCTACCGGGGGCTCCATTTCGAGGCGCAGCGCGGGGACCGCACCGTCCTCGTCGGGCCGAACGGCGCGGGCAAGTCGACCCTCCTCAAACTCCTGGCCGCCGCCCTGCCGATCCAGAAAGGGGAGCGGGACCTGGGCCACAACGCGAAGGTCGGCTACTACTCGCAAAACCGCGTCGAGATGCTCGACCCCAAGCGGACCGTGCTGGACGAGGTCCTGGCCTGCGACCGGCCCGTGCCGGAACAGACCGCCCGCACCGTCCTGGGCGCCTTCCTCTTCCGCGGGGATGACGCGTACAAGCGCGTGGGCGTCCTCTCCGGCGGGGAAAAAAGCCGCCTGGCGCTGGTGAAGCTCCTCCTGGACCCGCCCAACCTCCTCCTCATGGACGAGCCGACGACCCACCTGGACATGGCCAGCATCGACGCGCTCATCCACGCCCTCAAGCAGTTTGAGGGGACCCTCGTCTTCATCAGCCACGACGTCTACTTCATCCGCGCCCTGGCCACCTCCGTCCTCCACATCTCCGCCGGAAAGCCGACGCCCTACGCCGGCGACTACCAGTATTACTTGGACAAGTCGAAGGCCTCCTCGGAAAAGGCCGCCCTCGTCGCCGGGGAAAAGATGGCCGCGCCGGGCCAAAGCCAGGCCAAGGCCGCCGCCCCCGCGGCCAAGCCCGCTTACAAGACCAAGGAGCAAAAGCGCGCGGAGGCGGAGGCCCGCCAGCTCCGCTCCCAGCGGAAAAAGGAAGTCGCCGCGCTGGAGGCCGAAATCGCCCGGCTGGAAACCCTCCAGGCCGAGCTGGCCGCCCGCCTGGCCGAGCCCGGCCAGGACCCCGCCGCCGTGGGCCGCGAGCTGGCGGAAGCCGCCCAGGCGGCCAGCCGCGCCATCCGCGCCTGGGAAGCAGCCACGGAAGCCCTGGAGGCCCTTGCCGGGCCCGCGGAGAACGATTAG
- a CDS encoding CorA family divalent cation transporter yields MIKTVFVRGGQVDVREGLAPDDQAASTVWIHAVTPSKEELESLRHAYGLDVTHPIEGIREDADIIHIPARLLTVAEGARPVLRRVRFLLGERIVATLDEGPGSAAFDKALQRLQHKPSLGENPRALFRLILQALNESGEQLIDKISAGLTHDSAAITALSGTLQRHGKEVGVADLTDLIMRLNAKEELVSQCLERQLFLARAARRLEGAIDDEREPVLARLASELISDIEGVQQHAAHEHNRVYYLQEALNASLNVKQNQIVKIFTILSAIFMPPTLIASIYGMNWVHMPELGWNGGFLYSILFMFVSAVLPLVYIKRRGWLR; encoded by the coding sequence ATGATCAAAACCGTCTTCGTCCGCGGCGGCCAGGTCGACGTCCGCGAGGGGCTGGCCCCCGACGACCAGGCCGCCTCCACCGTCTGGATCCACGCCGTCACCCCCTCCAAGGAGGAGCTGGAATCCCTCCGCCACGCCTACGGCCTGGACGTCACCCACCCCATCGAGGGCATCCGCGAGGACGCCGACATCATCCACATCCCCGCCCGGCTTCTCACCGTCGCGGAGGGGGCGCGCCCCGTCTTGCGGCGCGTCCGCTTCCTCCTGGGGGAGCGGATCGTCGCCACCCTCGACGAGGGTCCCGGCTCCGCCGCCTTCGACAAGGCGCTTCAGCGCCTGCAGCACAAGCCGAGCCTGGGCGAGAATCCCCGCGCGCTCTTCCGCCTCATCCTCCAGGCGCTCAACGAGTCGGGCGAGCAGCTCATCGACAAGATCAGCGCCGGGCTGACCCATGACAGCGCGGCCATCACCGCCCTTTCCGGCACCCTCCAGCGGCACGGGAAAGAAGTCGGCGTCGCCGACCTGACCGACCTCATCATGCGCCTCAACGCCAAGGAGGAGCTCGTCTCCCAATGCCTGGAGCGGCAGCTTTTCCTGGCCCGCGCCGCGCGGCGGCTGGAGGGGGCGATCGACGACGAGCGGGAACCCGTCCTGGCCCGCCTGGCCTCCGAGCTGATCTCCGACATCGAGGGAGTGCAGCAGCACGCCGCGCACGAGCACAACCGCGTCTACTACCTCCAGGAGGCCCTCAACGCCTCCCTCAACGTGAAGCAGAACCAGATCGTGAAGATCTTCACCATCCTCTCCGCCATCTTCATGCCACCCACGCTCATCGCCTCCATCTACGGCATGAACTGGGTCCACATGCCGGAGCTGGGCTGGAACGGGGGCTTCCTCTATTCCATCCTCTTCATGTTCGTCTCCGCCGTGCTGCCCCTGGTCTACATCAAGCGGCGCGGCTGGCTTCGCTAA
- a CDS encoding MarC family protein produces the protein MHLALFEHFTRTFIPIFVAIDSIGLAAVFLAMSQGTTEKRRRLIATQATWTGGGVALLFLFLGRSIFSFVGVTVGDFQIAGGLILFMLAARDMVRPAAEKPAEVAEDFGVVPLGMPLIAGPALIATLLLLAQVEGLLMTLIALVLNLGVVALAFAYCRTLEQWIGGTGMRAVSKIISLLLAAIAVSMIRHGWT, from the coding sequence ATGCACCTGGCCTTGTTCGAGCACTTCACCCGCACGTTCATCCCCATCTTCGTCGCCATCGACTCGATCGGCCTGGCCGCCGTCTTCCTGGCCATGAGCCAGGGGACCACGGAGAAGCGCCGCCGCCTCATTGCCACCCAGGCCACCTGGACGGGCGGGGGCGTCGCCCTCCTCTTCCTTTTCCTGGGGCGGAGCATCTTCTCCTTCGTCGGCGTCACGGTCGGGGACTTCCAGATCGCCGGCGGGCTCATCCTCTTCATGCTCGCCGCGCGGGACATGGTCCGACCCGCCGCGGAAAAGCCGGCGGAGGTGGCGGAAGACTTCGGCGTGGTCCCCTTGGGCATGCCGCTCATCGCCGGGCCCGCCCTCATCGCCACCCTGCTCCTGCTGGCGCAGGTGGAGGGGCTCCTCATGACCCTCATCGCCCTGGTGCTCAACCTCGGCGTGGTGGCGCTGGCCTTCGCCTACTGCCGCACGCTGGAGCAGTGGATCGGCGGCACCGGCATGCGCGCCGTCTCCAAGATCATCTCCCTGCTCCTGGCCGCCATCGCGGTGAGCATGATCCGCCACGGATGGACGTAA
- a CDS encoding aminotransferase class I/II-fold pyridoxal phosphate-dependent enzyme produces MPVPARRLEQFTESVIREMTRLAQRHDAVNLAQGFPDFDPPAELLEALERAGRGPFHQYSITWGSARFRAALARKMARFTGLDVDPERHLVVTCGGTEAMMVAMMTACNPGDKVVVFSPFYENYAADAILCGAEPIYVPLRPPGFGFDPEELARAFAQGAKAIVVCNPSNPTGKVFTREELLQIAELAARHDAYVILDEVYEHIVYAPHEHTYFAALPGMFERAITCGSLSKTYSITGWRLGYVMAHEKVIAAARKVHDFLTVGAAAPLQEAAVTALEFGDGYYQKLREDYAAKRALFLDLLRGAGLSVAEPQGAYYVLLDIGALGFSDDVTASRVLTEKAGVAGVPGSSFFREPVHHLLRLHFAKKEETLREAGRRLAAYFKA; encoded by the coding sequence ATGCCCGTTCCCGCCCGCCGCCTGGAGCAGTTCACCGAATCGGTTATCCGGGAGATGACCCGGCTGGCGCAGCGCCACGACGCCGTCAACCTGGCGCAGGGCTTCCCCGATTTCGACCCGCCGGCGGAGCTATTGGAGGCGTTGGAGCGCGCCGGGCGCGGGCCGTTCCACCAGTATTCGATCACCTGGGGTTCCGCCCGCTTCCGGGCGGCGCTGGCGCGGAAGATGGCGCGCTTTACCGGCCTCGACGTCGACCCGGAGCGCCACCTGGTGGTCACCTGCGGCGGCACGGAGGCGATGATGGTGGCCATGATGACCGCCTGCAATCCGGGGGACAAGGTGGTGGTCTTCTCCCCTTTTTACGAGAATTACGCCGCCGACGCGATCCTCTGCGGGGCGGAGCCGATCTACGTCCCGCTGCGGCCGCCCGGCTTCGGCTTCGACCCGGAGGAGCTGGCCCGCGCCTTCGCCCAAGGGGCCAAGGCGATCGTCGTCTGCAATCCGTCCAATCCCACGGGGAAGGTCTTCACGCGGGAGGAGCTGCTCCAGATCGCGGAGCTGGCGGCGCGGCACGACGCCTACGTCATCCTGGACGAAGTCTACGAGCACATCGTCTACGCCCCGCACGAGCACACCTACTTCGCCGCGCTGCCGGGAATGTTCGAGCGGGCGATCACCTGCGGCTCCCTTTCCAAGACCTACTCCATCACCGGCTGGCGGCTGGGCTACGTCATGGCGCATGAGAAGGTCATCGCCGCCGCGCGGAAGGTGCACGACTTCCTCACCGTCGGCGCGGCCGCGCCGCTTCAGGAGGCGGCGGTCACCGCCCTCGAATTCGGCGACGGCTATTACCAAAAGCTGCGGGAGGATTACGCGGCCAAGCGGGCCCTCTTCCTGGACCTCCTGCGGGGCGCGGGCCTTTCCGTGGCCGAGCCGCAGGGGGCCTACTACGTCCTGCTGGACATCGGCGCGCTGGGATTTTCCGACGACGTGACCGCTTCCCGCGTCCTGACGGAAAAGGCGGGCGTGGCGGGGGTGCCGGGGTCGAGCTTCTTCCGGGAGCCGGTCCATCACCTCCTGCGCCTCCACTTCGCCAAGAAGGAGGAGACGTTGCGGGAGGCGGGGCGGCGGCTGGCCGCCTATTTCAAAGCCTGA
- a CDS encoding YdcF family protein — translation MKWIWRGVLLCLAAMAAIAVDGLTDRPGPAETALVLGTGGIRPDGTPSERLRARLDRAAEADRARPFRFLIVSGRSASPGPDEAEVMAAYLERRGVPAARLILDHHGETTWASARFTAAFLQARGLRGATVITQYFHIPRARMALERMGVSPVYSLHAHRIEWHDAPLLAREVAAWIDYRFRTP, via the coding sequence ATGAAATGGATTTGGCGCGGCGTTCTCCTCTGCCTGGCCGCCATGGCGGCCATCGCCGTGGATGGCCTGACCGACCGGCCCGGCCCGGCGGAGACGGCCCTGGTCCTGGGCACCGGCGGCATCCGGCCGGACGGCACGCCGTCCGAGCGGCTCCGCGCCCGCCTGGACCGCGCGGCGGAGGCCGACCGCGCCCGCCCCTTCCGCTTCCTCATCGTCAGCGGGCGCTCCGCCTCCCCAGGCCCGGACGAGGCGGAGGTGATGGCCGCCTACCTGGAGCGCCGGGGCGTCCCCGCCGCGCGGCTGATCCTGGACCACCACGGGGAGACGACGTGGGCCTCCGCCCGCTTCACCGCCGCCTTCCTCCAGGCCCGCGGACTGCGCGGCGCCACCGTGATCACCCAATACTTTCACATTCCCCGCGCGCGGATGGCGCTGGAACGGATGGGCGTCTCCCCGGTCTATTCCCTTCATGCCCACCGGATTGAGTGGCACGACGCCCCCCTCCTGGCGCGGGAAGTGGCGGCATGGATCGACTACCGCTTTCGCACCCCCTAA